Proteins from a single region of Lepus europaeus isolate LE1 chromosome 4, mLepTim1.pri, whole genome shotgun sequence:
- the NRBP2 gene encoding nuclear receptor-binding protein 2, producing the protein MAAPEPTPRRGREREREDESEDESEILEESPCGRWQKRREQVNQGNMPGIQSTFLAMDAEEGVEVVWNELHFGDRKAFAAHEEKILTMFEQLALVDHPNIVKLHRYWLDASETRARVVFITEYVSSGSLKQFLKKTKKNHKAMNARAWKRWCTQILSALSFLHACSPPIIHGNLTSDTIFIQHNGLVKIGSVWYRIFSNALPDDLRSPVLAEREELRNLHFFPPEYGEVAEGTAVDIFSFGMCALEMAVLEIQANGDARVTEEAVARARHSLSDPNMREFILSCLARDPARRPSAHSLLFHRVLFEVHSLKLLAAHCFIQHQYLMPENVVEDKTKALDLHAVLAEVPRPPRPPVQWRYSEVSFLELDKFLEDVRNGIYPLMNFAAARPLGLPRALAPQPEEAQKAKTPTPEPFDSETRKVIQMQCNLERSEDKARWHLTLLLVLEDRLHRQLTYDLLPTDKAQDLAAELVHYGFVREDDRAKLAAFLESTLRKHRGA; encoded by the exons ATGGCGGCCCCGGAGCCGACGCCGAGGAGGGGCCGTGAGAGGGAGCGAGAGGACGAGAGCGAGGACGAGAGCGAGATCCTGGAGGAGAGCCCGTGCGGCCGCTGGCAGAAGCGGCGGGAGCAG GTGAACCAGGGGAACATGCCCGGGATCCAGAGCACGTTCCTGGCCATGGACGCggaggagggggtggaggtggTGTGGAACGAGCTGCACTTCGGCGACAGGAAGGCCTTCGCGGCCCACGAG GAGAAGATCCTGACCATGTTCGAGCAGCTGGCGCTCGTCGACCACCCTAACATCGTGAAGCTGCACCGCTACTGGCTGGACGCCTCGGAGACCCGCGCGCGG GTGGTCTTCATCACCGAGTACGTGTCGTCGGGCAGCCTCAAGCAGTTCCTGAAAAAGACCAAGAAGAATCACAAGGCCATGAACGCCCGG GCCTGGAAGCGCTGGTGCACGCAGATCCTGTCGGCGCTCAG CTTCCTGCACGCCTGCAGCCCCCCGATCATCCACGGCAACCTGACCAGCGACACCATCTTCATCCAACACAACGGCCTGGTCAAGATCGGCTCCG TGTGGTACCGCATCTTCTCCAACG CCCTCCCGGACGATCTCCGCAGCCCGGTCCTGGCGGAGCGCGAGGAGCTTCGGAACCTGCACTTCTTCCCTCCGGAGTACGGAG AGGTGGCCGAAGGCACCGCCGTGGACATCTTCTCCTTCGGGATGTGCGCGCTGGAG ATGGCTGTGCTGGAGATCCAAGCCAACGGGGACGCCCGGGTCACCGAGGAAGCGGTGGCTCGGGCCCGGCATTCCCTGAGCGACCCCAACATGCGG GAGTTCATCCTGTCCTGCCTGGCCCGGGACCCCGCCCGCCGGCCCTCGGCCCACAGCCTGCTGTTCCACCGGGTGCTGTTTGAGGTGCACTCACTGAAGCTCCTGGCGGCCCACTGCTTCATCCAGCACCAGT ACCTCATGCCGGAGAACGTGGTGGAGGACAAGACCAAGGCGCTGGATCTGCACGCCGTCTTGGCGGAGGTCCCCCGGCCCCCCCGGCCCCCCGTGCAGTGGCG GTACTCAGAGGTGTCCTTCTTGGAGCTGGACAAATTCCTGGAAGATGTCAG GAACGGGATCTACCCGCTGATGAACTTCGCGGCCGCTCGGCCCCTGGGGCTGCCCCGGGCGCTGGCCCCACAGCCCGAGGAGGCCCAGAAGGCCAAGACCCCAACGCCAGAACCCTTCGACTCAGAGACCAGAAAG GTGATCCAGATGCAGTGTAACCTGGAGAGGAGCGAGGACAAGGCGCGCTGGCAT CTCACGCTGCTCCTGGTGCTGGAGGACCGGCTGCACCGGCAGCTGACCTATGACCTGCTCCCAA CCGACAAAGCCCAGGACCTGGCCGCCGAGCTCGTGCACTACGGCTTCGTCCGCGAG GATGACCGGGCGAAGCTGGCCGCCTTCCTGGAGAGCACGCTCCGCAAGCATCGCGGAGCCTAG